The DNA segment CTAGAAAGTAATTGTCAAATGGTGAAGATGAGCCTCGAATGAAGTGCTATACACCAAGATATCATCGAAGAAAACGATGATAAAGTGGCGGAGGTGCTGTCGGAATATGCTATTCATGGTGGCCTGAAAGGAACTTGGTGCATTGCAGAGCCCAAATGGCATTACTTTGAATTCGTAATGTCCATGGTGGGTTCTGAAAGCAGTCTTAGGTATATCGGGGTCGTGCATGCGTATTTGGTGATATCCTTGAAGTAAATCAAGCTTAGAGAAGTACTGAGCACCACCCAATTCGTCCAACAATTCATCAATTGTCGGAATCGGAAACCGGTCACGAACCGTGACGGCGTTAAGAGCTCTGTAATCAACGCAGAATCTCCAAGAGCCGTCGGTCTTGCGGACGAGGAGAACGGGGGATGAAAAAGGACTTGTACTTGGTCTGATGAGTCCTTTTTGTAACATATCATTGACTTGCTGCTCTATCTCCTTCTTCTGGTAATGGGGATATCTATACGGACGGACATTCACGGGATTGGTGTGGGGAAGGAGGTGGATATGGTGGTCGGTGTCACGGTTAGGAGGTAAGCCGGAGGGGTTCTGAAATAGGGTCGAGAAACGTATAAGTAAGGCTTGGATTTCTGGGGGTAAGGTGTGTGGTGGTGGAGGTTCAGGGTTGTCGGTGATGAGCGCAATACGGAAATAAGAGGCTTGGGTCTGTGTCCGGCAAAGTCGCCGGAGTTGATGGTGAGTGATGATCCCGGAGTCATTCGTGTTCTCCCCTTTTAATTCTATTAACTGATTTTGATGAAAGAATTGCATCCGCAGAGACCCGTAGTCAGTGAGAATGGGGCCCAGGGTCTTGAGCCACTGGACTCCCAAGACCACGTTGGCGCCGACAATAGGTAGTACGTGTAAGTCCATGGTGAACATGACGTCCTGAATCATGATGGAAACACCTTCGCAGATGCAAGCGCAATCCAAGTGTTGGCCATTGCCAACCATTACGCGCAATGGTGAAATACGGCGGCAGGGAAGGCCCAATTGGGTCACTAATACTGGTTGCACGAAGTTGTGGGTGTTGCCGCCGTCAATGAGCAGCACCACACGGTGGTCAGCCATGAGCCCCACCATACGCAAAGCCTCAGGTGCCAGGTGGCCCGAAAATGAATTAAGGCTTATTTGGGCCTGAAATGGGTCGGGTTCATGAGGCGGGTCAGGTGGCGGGTCAGGGGGGTCTATTTTAGAGTCTGAGGGGTCCTCTTCTTCAGTCACTAAGAGGAAAGCCCTAGCGGCGCAGCGATGGCCGCGATGGTAACGTTCATCGCAGGTGAAGCATAACCCACGCTCACGGCGTGAGGTTAGCTCCTCCGGCGTGAGACGTTTCATAATAGGCGGGGTAGGGCGTGGAGGGGCCGGAAGCAAAGGGGGAAGGGTTTGACGAGGTTCAGCGGAAGCAGGAAGAACACGAAGGGGGTTAGGTTGCGGAGGTGGTGCGCGAGGGCGTGAGGAAAGGCGGTTGTCAGAAATCTTTTCTTCCTGAAGCTTTGCGAGGCCCGCGGCCTGGACCAGGGTGAGGGGCTGATGAGCTTGGACCTCCCGACGAATCTCCGGGTTGAGACCGGAAATGAAGCAGCTCAGCAGGAACGGAGATGGCAGTCCGATGACCCTGTTCGCGAGGTCCTCGAATTCCGAAAGGTACTGATTGACTGACCCCTTCTGTGTCAACTTAAATAAAACACCTGTTGGGTCTTCGTATTGTGACGGAGCAAATCTGGTTTGCAGGGCTTGTAAGAATCCAGGCCATGAGGTAAACTGGGCATTGCTTGACATCCATTGGAACCAAGCAAGTGCCCGGCCCTCCATATAAAAAGAAGCTATGGTAAGACGGTCTCGCTCAGGGGTTCCATGATATTCGAAATACTGATTGATTTTGAATATCCAACCTAAAGGTTCTGTTCCATCAAATCTGGGAAcctctaatttcattttatgttgTGTGGCAGGAACAGGGGAGGGCGGAGGTGGTTCAGGTTGCGGAGAAGGGAATGAGGTCGGACGATGAAGCAGTTCGTCAAGTTTGAGGTTCATGGTCTGCATAGTATCTGTGAGACGGGTGAGGATGGATTCCAGGTTGGGCGCTGATGAATCGTGTGGACCGGTCATGGTGGCAGCGGAAACGAGAGCACCAATGTTATGAACGCTGCTGATTTAGAGGTTCAGCTCCTCCAGAGAATAGAAGGGAATTTTAGAGGTTTCAGAGATAAGGAGAAATTCCAGCTTTTTCTTATTCATCCTTCTGttatttacataatatttaTAGATCCTAGGAAGGAATAGTTTCTTCTAGAATTGGTATAATCCTAGGAATCTAACTAATTTCTGTTATGGATGCTTTTTCTCTCAGATACGCAGCATCCGCAGGAGGATTGTGGAGGATCTTGTGAGCTGGCAATTTCCATTGGATACCTTCAGATGAAATCTTTCAAATAAGTGGGCTTTTTGACCTTTCTTTTGACTATTGGTTCCTTCTGCACCCCATTTTCTGTAAGTTCACCTTCCGTGTTTGCTGCTATGTCTCTGTTGTCCCTGATTGAAGCTTCTCTGTTCATAACATACATTGTAGACCAAATCCTCATATGTGGGTAGAAAATCTTCCATATCCGTTACTTGATTCTTTGCGACAAAATATGAATGGATCGTAGAATCACTGGCCCCGAAGATCATGAAATCCAAACATTGCTTAAATATTCTTGCAACGATGGAATATATCCCATGCTAGACCACTTTGCTTCCACGTATAATGCTTTGCAAAAGTCTATCCActgtaaaatttattaagacGGGATGGAACTTAATTATCATAATCAACTAATAGATTTTGAATTCCTTAATTAGTTTCTATATATGGTTTTTATACTGATTTGATCGAGTTTGTAGAAACAAAGATCAGTACTAGTgggttataataaattaataattactacctccatttctttttaattgttgacTTTTTGAGAATTTGTTTTCTTACTTATTTGTTTCTTACAAAATTCATgatcacattaattattattttattaattatatcctCACTTATCtcataatctttaattaatttattcatgtaTTTATTGTggattggaaaaagaaaaaggtaaagctAAAAAActttacaattattttattaaaattaagaaaatttattatatttcttaatttttatataataataaccttAAAAGTCAGGTAAAAATGAACGGAGGGAGCAGTCATTAACAATACCACTACCACTTTCTTTAGGTAAGGTAATTTCATTTCTGACAACATACGTAGAAACAAAATTTCATAAGCAATTTCATTTCTGACGTCTTTAAGTGCATGAACACAAATTCTGATGTACTCTGGAAGCTCTTCAAGATCTTTCTCATCCCATctgtgtcatatatatatatatatatatatatatatatatatatatatatatatatatatatatatatatagtattctattttcttatatattgttTTAGAAAAGTTAAGTTGACCTAATccagaaaattaaatgaagtgTATTGCTAATTAATATCTTGTCCTAGGTCAAGGTGAAAATCTTTTATGTTAGCCAACTATTATGTTGCCTCCGATATTCCGATATCATAGTCAATTAAgcgtattaaaatattatatcatacTCTCGAGGATCTTGATATGTGGTTACATCCACGTTAATATTATAATGTGTCCAGCATCCTAGCGGTGATCAGATTGGTATCCAACCTATCAATTTGTTGTTAAATGGATTGGATTTCGGAAGATATACAATCCTCCCCTCAAACACAAAGtacatagaaattaaattataataatcacaTTACAATCGAAAGATACACAATCCTCTAACTTTAAACACAAAATACGTAGAAACAAAATTATGAGGATTGAATTACAGTCTAATTCAGAGGGTTCGtgtaagtatattttttatttttatattatcttaaaaaatttaaaaatataacatattttatacCATATACCAATATTATATCCTATTTAATTTCTGGAGAAATTATATAGTACTTTTGAcagtaaaaagataaataaagtagTTTTGGACCATCACCTAATATGCTGGGGATCTCTGTCAATCTCTATGTGAGGCATACTTTGACAtgttaacaaataataatataacatataGCATATATGTTAACAATAACTAATCTTACTCTATCTTGGAAATAAACAAACCTCTCAAACGTCATTGTGAACGGTTTCAACTCTTCAAATGAGGCGTATATATCATAAACATCAT comes from the Glycine soja cultivar W05 chromosome 6, ASM419377v2, whole genome shotgun sequence genome and includes:
- the LOC114416356 gene encoding uncharacterized protein LOC114416356 codes for the protein MTGPHDSSAPNLESILTRLTDTMQTMNLKLDELLHRPTSFPSPQPEPPPPSPVPATQHKMKLEVPRFDGTEPLGWIFKINQYFEYHGTPERDRLTIASFYMEGRALAWFQWMSSNAQFTSWPGFLQALQTRFAPSQYEDPTGVLFKLTQKGSVNQYLSEFEDLANRVIGLPSPFLLSCFISGLNPEIRREVQAHQPLTLVQAAGLAKLQEEKISDNRLSSRPRAPPPQPNPLRVLPASAEPRQTLPPLLPAPPRPTPPIMKRLTPEELTSRRERGLCFTCDERYHRGHRCAARAFLLVTEEEDPSDSKIDPPDPPPDPPHEPDPFQAQISLNSFSGHLAPEALRMVGLMADHRVVLLIDGGNTHNFVQPVLVTQLGLPCRRISPLRVMVGNGQHLDCACICEGVSIMIQDVMFTMDLHVLPIVGANVVLGVQWLKTLGPILTDYGSLRMQFFHQNQLIELKGENTNDSGIITHHQLRRLCRTQTQASYFRIALITDNPEPPPPHTLPPEIQALLIRFSTLFQNPSGLPPNRDTDHHIHLLPHTNPVNVRPYRYPHYQKKEIEQQVNDMLQKGLIRPSTSPFSSPVLLVRKTDGSWRFCVDYRALNAVTVRDRFPIPTIDELLDELGGAQYFSKLDLLQGYHQIRMHDPDIPKTAFRTHHGHYEFKVMPFGLCNAPSSFQATMNSIFRQHLRHFIIVFFDDILVYSTSFEAHLHHLTITF